The sequence below is a genomic window from Ciona intestinalis chromosome 1, KH, whole genome shotgun sequence.
CAATATAAATGCACTGTTAAGCTTCGGTTAAGGGTTGAAGATTAATTTTCTGCGACCTAATTAGTATAATAgagtgggggtagatgggacacctgttcataccattttcttttctcatttggtagttaacaaaaaaatattcaaagaattataaaactgtagccTTACGACTtttatagatcgttgttacttctttaaaatacaatcaggatatttggatatcatgtgctaaaggtgtcccgtcttccccgaccctactatatagagcGATTTggttggtttttaatttttaatttcgtTCAATTCCAGTTTTTTGCACACGTCGAAGAACTCGAAATATGCGTTGACGTGatgaaaaaagcaaaaatgcCGATTGCATGCTCGATGAGAATTGGACCCATGGGAGACTCCAACGGAGTCTCTGTTGAAGAATGTGCTGTGAGGATGGCTAAAACTGGAGCTGACCTCATAGGTTTGTGGTCAGCAGCGCACTGCTGAATGCATAGCTCTTACCACTGTGGTTATGAGTTGCAAAAAACCGCGATGGTAAATTTATCAAATCTGTTTGTTTTGTCTGAAAAACTGTTCCCAAGATATAACGATTAAATGACAGTGTTAGTAATTAAAGCTATCAACTTTAAgtataaactatttatttttttaacacaatatttagtaatacaattgttttgttgtcagatttaactttaaatattatcttaGAAATTCTAACACTCAGCAGGtctaacaattaacaaataatTGAATTATTAAATGCAGCCTATTTTTCCCCGCATTGCAGGCACTGGCAGTCTTTTTAACACGGGTAATCTGTTTCATATAATTTATGCTcatttaccagttaccatgtaagcAACTTTGTGGgaaattatatttgtaaataacaTTTGAACCTTTATGTATAGTGATAGTATACTTTGATAAAAGCATGATAACTAGTTTCGCAAAACGGCCTTTAACCCGCATACACcaatacgttttttttctgGAGTGCCTTATTCTTAGAGCTCATGTCTTAAAATTGCATTAATACCAGGAATAAACTGCCTGTACGACTTCGACACCTGTCTGAAAACATTGAAACGAATGAGAGATGCTTTGGACAAAGAAGGTTTGAAAACACCTCTCATGTGTCAACCGTTGGGATGGAGGTGCCCAGAAGTTGAAGACAAACTTATTGGCTATCTTGATTTGCCAGAAACACCCTTAGGTAAATATACcaaacacaatttatttatcgtgggttggggtaagatgggacacgatttcattctttttttttctcgtcccattttgtagtacaCAGAAatcattcaatgaattatataactgtatccgtACGACTTTAATAGAGCGTTGCTATTTGTGAAcgacacggtcaggatatttggataacaGGTTCTATGggtatcccatattaccctaTATAGTATTATCTACATTGTATTATGGCTTCAGATGAATGCCGTTAGTACATCGAGCCTATATCTctataatgaaatatatagtgtatataatactgttgggtaagatggataccaatACCACATCCACATAGTATTTCAtctttcctaatcgtgtttcaagaattaacaacgctttaatatagaatgttctttggttactgccaaatggggcgggaaaataaaatgaaaacatgaaccatcttaccccaacctaatatatagtagtgtagggaaagatgggacacagtttcgttctatttttctatcctatttagtggtaaacacaaaatataaaatttattataaaaccgtatcttcacgtcTGGCACATAGAccaatgttaattgtataaaacacaatcaaggtatttgaatattatgtgctaaaggtgtcccatcttcccccaccctactgtaccaACATactattgttgttttgcttctAATACCCTTATCTTCACTGCTTTAACTAATGTGttcttcgctactgtattcgaacatgtattttttgttcttgAGTTAATAATATATTGCCTACAGCGTTGGACCCTCGTACTGCAACAAGATTTGAGGTCCACGAATTCACCAGAGCCGCTTATAACTTGGGAACGCGTTATATTGGAGGTTGTTGTGGAATGGAACCGCATCATATTAGAGCTATTGCACAGGAGGTAATTAAGACTAGTGGTATTATAGAAAgatgggggaaatgggacagattttcatactattttttgtctcattgggtattaaacaaagaaaaatcaaaaatttctaaaactgtactcacgactcccatagaccgtttgtattgtttaaaagacgatcaggatatttaaatataatgtgctaaaggtgtcccatcttacctcgtTTATTATACttattattatgtattatACAAGATTTAGGATAAATAGGAATAGGACCGCATCATATGAGAGCTATTACACAGAAAGTAGCTTTAATACAACCATAATGAGGTACTTGGTATGCCTGGCCTGTTTTGGCAATGATTCTGCTAAATATCATAAAAGCACACAcagatttattatttataccgTGGCGTCATGACTCTGTCTGAAAGAGCttggttaattaatacaaagattggaaaatgttattatgtgggaacggtatccattttaccccacagtactataatccAATTAACGGCAACAATATGGCATTACACGCAGCTTGCTCCTGAAAGGAAAAGGGACCCCCCTGTGCAAGATATGTGCCCACCGACGGGATTTATGCAGTTTAGTGGACTGTCCAACATTAAAGAGAAGTATGCGGCTAAAAATATGCACACTACTGCTGGCTGCTAAATATGACCCCTTTTGATATATAAGACACTGTATGCCTTTGCCTAACGGTTCTATTTTTATGGTTTAGTGATCCGTGCCAGTTTTGTACAAGGACCAAAATTATTTCTGCTAGCTGCTAAATATGTCTTGTTAATATGAGATACCTTACGCCTTTGCTAAAGTAGGATTTTCCTACATTTATCGATATGTGCGAGACTGCGACATTTTGGAGAAGGgctttttttctaaatcttttAGCGACgaatttttaaacatgcaTATAGTTTCGATTATTTTAGTTCACGTATAGATACACTAACGCGTTTCACTGCTGGCGCCCTGGCGACATAGTAAAAACACCTTGTAACCTGGGAACtttagtggtcactaatgggttgtccaaattatcagccaaacataaaaaaaattaaaaaggaaaaaaaatagttctttacaaagtaacatacatggtaactcgtaagctgacacgaggtgtatggaacagaacactcgtgttataacgactgcgtCGTTTTctagccacgcgaggataaagtaagttacattcgttcacaTTCGTTTACTAACTTATGAGGATGTTTTGATAGAGCTTCAATGGACTTTTGGACCAATACGAAACCTGGAAGTGGTCGCCCATTTAACCCGGCAAGCACACAAACGGAAGGCGGAAGATTTATGTAAACAATACAACATCATGCGTAGTAATACGAGAGTTAGTGACGCAATTAATTGGTGTCTTTGTAtaaatgtagtagggtggggtaagatgggacaccttttcattcatgtttcccgtcccatttggtagtaaaaaaagaaaactcaagaaattataaaaccgtattctcacgacccccatagaccattgtttattgtttaaaatacaatcaggatatttggatattatgtgctccgttaaccccaccctattataggACGTTGGTTCTTAAACGGTTTACGAAGTGCTGTGAACAATATACTAAATATGgcgatttattttaaacaagttattaaattatagCACTACTcttgtataaatacaaatcCTCAATGTCCAACATGAATGCAACTTCCTTCCGTTTTCACCActgtttaagaaccactgttaTAGTTGGTATAATTGTTATTCTAATTTCGCTTCGTAGTTTAAGCACTCgcaataaaaaacaagcaaaaaaattatgcaacaaaaagtaaaataaagtagaaattatgcaataaaaagtaaaatcttCTCTTTTCTATGTCTTATTTCTCCTCCATGTTTCGCCCATGTCTCGTTTATGTGtagacattttaaaatattatgccCTTATATTTCACACGTTGTACTTAGGCTGATAAAGTTTAGTGTTATATGTAGGAGTTAGGCAGTGATAATTAATCTATACAAATAATTCATTCTGGACTTGCGGTACGCAAGTCAGCTATTTCTATAGTTTTATGTATAGataggtggggggagatgggacaccttttcattctattttctcgtcccgttcgggagtaaacaatgaacatttaaagaattatgaaactgtatcccAACGACCCCCCAAATAGGCCgctgttaatagtttaaaatacgaacAAGATCCTAAAAGTGTCTTATCTTtccctactctactatattacgAAGCGATATTCccataaaattatgtttctgCGCTTATTATCTTACTCAGTTTACCCTCTAGAAGTtgcttgtattattttatggtAATAGTCTCAGAGGAAATCTTTCAGGCAGGTATTGtcaagatatagtagggtgggggaagacgggacacatttagcacataacatctaaATGTCCGGATCGAATGAACAGGTGTTCCATCATCCggaatagaatgaacaggtgtcccatattttcccaccctactatattacacaTAATCAGATTTCTACATTTGACGTCATCTGGTTTAAAAGAGGTAGTTGAtcttgttattaaaataatataaaaaacgcaaaaatgtaaaaaaaatcgaatCGACATTAAAGGGACATAAagaaaattaagtaaaaacgATATATTGACCACCAGCAGcattttttatcatattttcttTGCAAACGGCATAAATAAGacacaataaatacaaaccaaaTGGGAACGACAATAAAATGACACCAAAATGATTCCTTTTTTATGTAGTGTTTCTCTTTTATATCTTGTGCACCCATATACGCAAAAACttgaacaaaacataaacaaaacgtTGACGTAAAGTTTACCCCGCTTATACGGTTAAAAGCCTATATATCGCTGTTATGTTTTAGTTACGAGTTTGTGACTGTGGTCAAGAGTGATGTATAGCGACCAcccttattttcttccaattagatatatgttttaatatgttttaactgtaagcttgttttaacaactgttgttttgttctgACTTTTCGtttcgaagagacaaataaagttattatagtggggtggggagacaggacacctttagcatgcCCCTTTAAGAAAAACTCAAGATATTTTTGCAAGTATTTATTCACCTTTAAATACACTACGATAAACGAGTTTCGTTCTGATTAATCGTAGAGCTGGTGTTTGCTTATCGCTTATTGTTCTTGCATAAGAGCTTCGATGGCCTGCGCTTCCAATGCGTCTTCTACAGGAtgaaattagaaaataatacGCTGTTTAATATTGAGGTGTTCTTTACTTTTCAACTTGTTAACTTACCCAACATATCAGCTTGGCTTGTTGGTTGTTGGTTCCATCTCTTTCTGCGCCACAAACTCCAGTCTGGGTTGTTGTGGACGTATGGGGTTCTGACATAGGGATCCGCTATGGCGACATGTGGCAAAACTGCTCTTCCCACTCTGGCGACGGTTCTTACAGCACTTCTTAGAGCAGCATCGGCAGATACAGCTAAGCAGATCACGAGAACAAAGGCAGCTCCAAACTTCATCTTTGTTTGTTAAGGAACAACTGAATGAATTCTGATCAGCATTGCCACTTTTTAAACCCTTTTTAACTAGAATCAAAGCGTTCGTGGAACAAGTTGTTATTTCCTGCCAACTGCATTTACATAAAGAACGTTTTCTCTCATCGTGAATTACCTCGAAGTAAGTATTTGTCCTTTCTTCCCAGACGAGAAAACGTGCATtcaattactttgttttgtattcagtCTATGGCACTCTAATGACCTTTGTGGAGACACGTTGATTTTCAACTAAAATGCAACATCAGAAGCAACTATTACCAAACAGCGGTCTTTTGCGTAATTAATGTTTGAAGCAACATATATTGAAATTGTTGCAAGTTTTGGTTTATATGAAAAATTGAAACCACGAACTCGCAAAAATGtgatttaagataaaaatacactattttacacttttcCAAAAAcgaaaaagacaaataaaacttaacaaattCATTTAAGCTCATTGTGAAtcatcttttttttctttattttagaCACAAAGGGGGGTCACAGTTTGATTACTCGGTGTTTCCATGACTATGTCTTGGTGATATACACTATATAGTATCTCTATGGTCAAGGCGTAATTTGGGCAGTTACAATTTTACAGTAAAACAGTACAAATTATGCTGAAAGAACACAAACCACGAACTGTAAAAATAGTActaatatttcaataatttctGTATTTAACGTCGTATTAGTACACTAAAATCATACCGTTTTGGGCGAATTAATTAGGTATGGGACTGGTCAAATCATAGAAACCTAAACATATCTTTAGGTATATGCTGGGTAAAATGCCTTTTCAGCTCTGTGTTGTTGACAGTTATTCCCAGCCAGCCCGCAGAAAAAAAAGGCTCTGAAATACACACATAGCCTTTGCACCGGTGAAAACGTATGGGAAGCTACAGAACGTGACTATTTTGCTTTACCGTTTCAACCAATCACAGCGAAGCAGTGCCCTTTCTTGGAAATTTTCAGCTCTGTGTCGATGACAGTAGATTCCTGCAGAGCTTGCAAGAACAAAGCACGCTGCAATAACGCTTACATTGGTGGCGTAATATATTTGCTGTGATGGTGCTATTTCTATCTGGTATGGGCATTCCTTTATTAGTACCAAAcatggtttaaaaattaccaTGGCAGAATCGGTAATAGGTTTTTTCATACTAATTATAAAGTATCTGGGATTGCACAATTTACAACACTCATAGATATTCCCCCCTAAAGTGGTATATGTTTGTACCTCTTATTAAGTCTATAGGCTCATTCTAGTTCATAAACATTTACTACTGGTTTAAATATATGATGCACTTCGCTTTGTGTCCttacaattgctctaaccaaatattcattcataaagttacatatgcagTTACTCGCAAGGGGACCAAGGTGTTTATACAGACAACCCAATATGCTATATacaactgccgttgccccacGAGGATTAACTTGCATTCGTTCAAAACATGGTATTGGCATTCAACCGAAGTAATTCgtcttttaaaagtttaaatttaacctgTATAGAATcggtaatatatagtagggttggagaAGATGGAATTCGGCGTAAGTCGTGCCCCTTTTTTCAAATCTCCGAATTAACGGTATATCCATTTAATGATGGacgaaaaaatgttaaaattctaTTTGACAGTATTTATTCTCACAGTCGAACAGAAAGCCTAACAAAGAAGATTACTGTTGTGAGGTAttcagtttcggtgtattcagACTACTCTTTTTTTCAATGGTTAAGTTTTTTAACGCTTTTTGAATCTTAAAAGTCCCGAGTTCGTATAGTTTAGTAAAATAGGCtgaaatatttcgtacagtttaaGCTTGTCTGcgggttatttttatttattttaatagacctccattattaaataaacaaaaaagtcaaGATTAATTGACAGTATTCTTACGGCTACAAATCGACATATAATCAAttgctgtttttaaacattacaaatcggcgttaaatataaatgctaGGTGCTAACGGCATACCATTTTACCACACGGTACTAGTAGACcatgattaaataaaaagactaCGTAATCGAGCAGTCGAAACataatgtgtttgttgttttatttataacaaacagAATTTTGCCTTGcttaattttgtattaaacGTTTAAAGAAGCTGTCAGCCACATCGTCAGAAAAGTCAAAGATCTTTTTGTTGGTGTCATAAGGGCCATGTCTTCTATGTAAGCAGCCATCATGAAATCCATCACTTTTTACATAGCAGTTGTCGTAGTCAGCGCTATCGGCCAAGACTGAAAAAGTAGAGTAATtgttccaaaaaaaaacaataaatagcCTAACCCTATATACGGTTATAATTGAATGGATtactgtaacttatttatcctcgcgggAACGAGTCATAACAcgaatgttatattttatgcgACTCATTACCGCTTACAAGATttgttagttttgtttaaacatcacACAAAGTATACActattttgctttaaattaattCCCATTGGCTGATGCACGATTTTTATATGATTTGTAACAGAAAAAGTTAGAGTTGTTATCTAAAGTTatatagcaaaaaaataaattactattTTGCATCGGCGCTTCACTTCTACGATCAGCCCAAGCGGTCGTGAGGACCGAAAGTCCGATGACAAGCATGAGGAAAAACGCTGACTTATTCATCTGTATAGAAACAATATCAGTTACACTCACACTTACAAGCCAAATAAACCTAACTAACTTAATTTACTAACTTCGGAATGGAGATAAATATGATATCGTGTGGGAACTCATTGCCTTTTATTTCAAATGGGACAATTACAATAGGCAGAACAGTGATTTCCGAAACGACCTGTTTTCAAAGAAAGAAGTTCTTCATTACATCCTGGTTTTTTAAATCCCTTATTTTTCCGCCTGCAAACATTGCAACATCTGGTAATTCGTCGGTTTGATAACTGGACTATATAGTCATATAGTGTATGCAGCcctaactatatatatgtttgcaGCATATCTTTACACTTACGAaggtgttttataattatagttatagtagggtggagcaaattgggacacgttttcattcccTTTTCTCCGCATTTTTTGCGTagcaactctaaaagagcgctgttaattgctacgttttaccattttacccTATAGGCTACACTATACTACACTAAAATGGTATATATTACACAGGCTTTCCTAATCTATAAATTCTCCATCAACTAAATTGGTGTTTCGATCTTTCGGTTTAAATCTTCCATTTTTGTATTCAAAACTGCTGATCAAATCTTAGTTACATCATTCACACTCACAAGTTAAATAAACCGACCTTACTTTAATAAAGATGATATCGTATGATAAATAGCACTGCCTTTTATTCAgttattgtatttttgattttggacAATCAAACTGCTGatcgttgtttaaaatttagtgCTGTGTAatctttataataaacattacttTGTCCATACGTTTCCTTCTGACTGAAATATGTGACGACGTGATTTCTCAGTTTGTGTTAATTtctttttgcgttttttttctAACTAATTAGTCACCTGCTCACCTCcttaattgaatttttttgggtAGTTCTCCACTGGGCTACACTGGACGAAACTATGTGTTTATATGACGGTTTATAAACCACAAGGGAACAACAtaatttcgtgttatttacgtgtatttctAATATTGAAATTAATCATTAATCAAAGAATTAAGACTTTAAAATGTCCcgtcttatcctgtgtgtttgtGAATAATTGAAATTATAATACTGTAGTACTAGttcgtggtatcacccaaaaaacgctgtatattttaaattttggaaatattggacAATATGTGCTGAAATTTTCCGTCTTATggtctactatattataatagaGCATATATAGGTCATATAGAAAGACTACACAATCGAGCAGTCAACGCAtatgtgttgttgttttattgataaCAACAGGCAGAATTTTGCAATGTTTAATTTCTTaataaactttcaaaaaagcTGTCAGCCACATCGTCAGAAAAGTCTTTCATGTTGGTGTCAAGTCTTCTCTGTATACAGCCATCATAAGACACATCACTTTTTGTAAAGCAGGGGTAGTAGCCACTANNNNNNNNNNNNNNNNNNNNNNNNNNNNNNNNNNNNNNNNNNNNNNNNNNTACCATTGtggggtgtatgtgtccttaggcaagacacttaacggcaattgctccaacccagtagtcactaatgggttgtccaatttatcagctatacataaaaaatgaaaaaatcccccaaaagacattcactcacaaagtaatatacatgataactcgtaagctggcacgaggtgttaaacccgtgttataacgactgccgttttccagcaacgcggggataaagtaagttacatttattcattcattcattacaccTAAAGCCCTATGGTATCATATCATGACAGTTAACAagctggtaaaaaaaatattgggaaATTCTAACTTagtgtttaatttaatggTTATACCAATATTTCACACTAAGTAAAATACtcttcaaaaaataaaatactaagTGTGGTAAAGAgaagtaaaaaacattaaaatacatttaaatacaacttcaTTGCCCGATGCGTTTATGTCGTAAAATTGCTAAAACGCAATACACAAATAAcctgtaaaacaataaatgcaTAAGCTAAACGTGTGATTTActgtgttattgttttatttaaatggcGGCCCAACAAATACACTTAAAGTGGTTTAACAACTTTTCGATAatttccacaaaaaaaaatggtaaaaatagCAGATGTAAATAATGAAACGAGCGTGTTATAATTAACACGCCAGACTGACAATAGCTCCTATGTTACATATATCATGCAAGTTGTCTAAGTATCACCAGGTATTTCCccatcaacaacaaaaactgtatttttagctCAGAAATCGCTGAAAATAGTGGTTGCAATTGTGTAACAGTaccaaacatattttcattaaatatgtAGATTTTATTAGAGAAAATATAAGTGAACTGTCTTCTTCAGTTCGTGTTCTGGTTCTTGGTTGTTTTACTTGTTTGTTAGGGTCACTTGAGGCACCTTTCAAAATAAACTGACCCCACATAACCCCCTCTCATTGACCGAACAACGTTTTGTGAAAATTGTCTTTTGTTTGTACTCAAAACCTCAGCTGCTTCTTTGTTTAAAGGGTCTTCTGGGTTGGGTTCctagaaaataataaacatataaagtCAGGGGTGATTAAGGGTTCACAACGCCCCcttgttgtaaaatattgtatatatatagtaaagtggggtaataaaaaacaatggggtACTTGGGGTAGGAAAGGACAACCCCCTAGCCAgctaaaaaatcattttaattgCAAACAGCTTTTGTGTGTAGATAAGACATTTATTTggcttttttatatataataagtaGTCAGGCGTGATTCAGGGTTCACAACACCCCCCATGttgtaaaaattgtatatatatatatatatatatatatatacatatctatacataatttagttttttttctatattaataatattttttctttgaaatCGCTGTTTCAATATCTAATTccttgttttagtttaattatttttcattatattaaaataggtCATTAAGGTGTAAAAGgcattgaatttatttttctggTTGTGACACTGTACGTAATACAAACCATGCAAgaagacaaaaaaatgaataattaaacTTGAAAGCAGAAATGTAAAGCATTATTTTACGATACACGGAATCGAATGCATAATTTACAGAAAATCTATGCATTGTGCACAGAAGTAACAGCCTAACATGGGCGATGGGCATGTATGTATGTCCTGTAATGGAATATTATTGCTATATAAATAGTTCAGTTTCACATAGTAACTGGCAAACTGATTTCATTGGATTAACAGATAACAACatggaatattttattaaggttttttttttttaatttagttagaattttgttttattgcagcTTTTATATCAAAGAACTAATTTTGACATTTCTGATTTTTCAGCTAATCATGTCAGTAACATCTTAAATAATTACTAATGATTAGTTAACCTTCTGTGTTGCATTTTAAATCAGTTTGCGAACCCTATTCCAagcataggcaccaaacctggggcgGCAGAGTATGCTTTCCTGCAGTGCATAAACCAGCACACATTACAacgaaagattttttttatgggaaTAATGGTTTGACCATACTTGTATACCCTgcttttcaaaatgtttggcgccaatattatattataagtgAAAATATCACTGACCAGGAAAAGATATTGTATTCCATATATGACAGAATTGATTGTTAGAACTGGTTTCCAATCTTCACGCAAGATGTTTAGACAAACATTCCCTTCAAGGTCAATATTGGGATGATATACCCTTGTTTCGCACTTCACCTTGGGTGCCTCGTGTGGGTAACTTAAACCAACCTGTAACCAAcacaaattaacaatttatcaattaaaaaattattgccTTAAAAATCGTATATAAAGTTTGGAAAAATTTTAACAGGTAGGGTATGCAATTCATAAAATTAGCATTATCAGGAgtgaatgtaagttatttatccttgcaggGCAGGGCAGGGACAGTCGTTTCATGTTCTTTTGCAGCAGTTGGACACACCtggtgcctgcttacaagtttccatgtatgtaactttgtaggtaggtactgtatatttttgtgggtagttatatatatttttttattgcaa
It includes:
- the papa gene encoding uncharacterized protein LOC100186053 precursor; this translates as MKFGAAFVLVICLAVSADAALRSAVRTVARVGRAVLPHVAIADPYVRTPYVHNNPDWSLWRRKRWNQQPTSQADMLEDALEAQAIEALMQEQ
- the LOC100177347 gene encoding NEDD8-conjugating enzyme Ubc12-like translates to MIKLFSLKQQKKDEVAVGGSHAGKSKPTAAQLRLTKDLNELQLPKTCKTEFPDPNNLLKFKLIINPDEGYYVGGEFTFSFTVGLSYPHEAPKVKCETRVYHPNIDLEGNVCLNILREDWKPVLTINSVIYGIQYLFLEPNPEDPLNKEAAEVLSTNKRQFSQNVVRSMRGGYVGSVYFERCLK
- the LOC100182838 gene encoding betaine--homocysteine S-methyltransferase 1-like gives rise to the protein MSKITAQKKGLLERLKEGPVVGDGSMCMTLEKRGYCRAGPWTPEAVIAYPDAVKQLLREYLRAGADVLQTPCFYCSDGMLKKGTASGETVAYTTDAINEAACKIAHEVAAEGNALVCGGLSPVLSYLRERDSAKTRAEFDAQLDVFIKYKVDFVLAEFFAHVEELEICVDVMKKAKMPIACSMRIGPMGDSNGVSVEECAVRMAKTGADLIGINCLYDFDTCLKTLKRMRDALDKEGLKTPLMCQPLGWRCPEVEDKLIGYLDLPETPLALDPRTATRFEVHEFTRAAYNLGTRYIGGCCGMEPHHIRAIAQELAPERKRDPPVQDMCPPTGFMQFSGLSNIKEKASMDFWTNTKPGSGRPFNPASTQTEGGRFM